From the genome of Candidatus Eremiobacteraceae bacterium, one region includes:
- a CDS encoding serine hydrolase domain-containing protein, with protein MRKIATLWVAAASAAVIIGLPSHVEARNAPSRVTAGEAAQLQMVLDEARIASGAPGVSAAIADDGLVIWTGESGVWSRSTFSTNVPITDSSMFVLASVSKMFIATIAMRLVEEGRLRLSDSITPYVPAYLPDASRVTVMNLLGHTSGYRDDEDDPIILKLLGDPNHVWTRDQLERREGPVRFSPGSRFDYCNSCYVMLGGVIEKASGASVGAELDRFVLEPLHLQDDVDIDRVARFAPRISPGYDLEHGKLIDTFKDARDLGVPTYDWGPVWTDGGVAATAIGVARFTDALFGGSLVSSKSLATMLAPGGKNEILESDKHDGRLWRGHSGFYDGFTAEAWYDAHRRLTMVVLTNRTDDNDPATQVWNRLATSYDRIRP; from the coding sequence GTGCGCAAGATCGCGACGCTCTGGGTCGCTGCCGCGTCAGCCGCCGTGATCATCGGTCTACCATCTCACGTTGAGGCGAGAAATGCGCCCTCGCGCGTGACGGCTGGTGAAGCCGCGCAGCTCCAGATGGTGCTCGATGAGGCGCGCATCGCGAGCGGTGCCCCTGGGGTCTCGGCGGCGATCGCCGACGATGGGCTTGTCATCTGGACCGGCGAGAGCGGCGTCTGGAGTCGGTCGACATTTTCGACCAACGTCCCGATTACGGACAGCAGCATGTTCGTGCTTGCCAGCGTCAGTAAGATGTTTATCGCGACGATTGCGATGCGACTTGTCGAAGAGGGGCGGTTGCGCCTTTCCGACTCGATCACACCGTACGTCCCGGCATACCTGCCCGACGCGTCGCGCGTCACGGTTATGAACCTGCTCGGCCATACGAGCGGCTATCGCGATGACGAGGACGATCCGATCATCCTCAAGCTGCTCGGCGATCCAAATCACGTTTGGACCCGCGATCAACTCGAACGTCGCGAGGGACCGGTCCGCTTTTCGCCCGGCTCGCGATTCGACTATTGCAACTCGTGCTACGTGATGCTCGGCGGGGTCATCGAAAAAGCGAGCGGCGCAAGCGTGGGCGCGGAGCTCGACCGATTCGTGCTCGAGCCACTGCATCTTCAAGACGACGTCGACATCGATCGCGTCGCGCGGTTCGCGCCGCGGATATCTCCGGGGTACGATCTCGAGCACGGCAAACTAATTGACACCTTCAAGGATGCGCGCGATCTCGGCGTTCCGACCTACGACTGGGGGCCCGTGTGGACGGACGGCGGCGTCGCAGCGACCGCGATCGGCGTCGCGCGATTCACCGACGCACTCTTCGGAGGATCCCTCGTGTCGAGCAAATCGCTCGCGACCATGCTCGCACCCGGCGGAAAGAACGAGATCCTCGAAAGTGACAAACACGACGGTCGCCTCTGGCGCGGCCATAGTGGTTTCTATGACGGTTTCACCGCCGAAGCATGGTACGACGCGCATCGCCGCCTCACAATGGTCGTGCTGACGAACCGTACCGACGACAACGATCCTGCGACGCAAGTGTGGAACCGCCTCGCGACTTCGTACGATCGCATCCGGCCCTGA
- a CDS encoding YafY family protein yields the protein MKSERLLAMLLMLQARGRASAREIASSLEVSERTVYRDLDSLSAAGIPVHAERGAHGGIVLADGYRRALTQFRDEEIRALFASAAETLADVGLGDNLRRALEKLSGALTESQKRAAANVRGRIHIDPRRWKQAQQPRAMLSALRTACAEDRRTVLHYRDRNAKVSERIVEPLGLVAKAGVWYLVALYGPEMRVFRADRMLGLDVMPERFERPPDFDLDSYWTKWSTEFERSLPGFAVVLRVAPNAVDDVTSYWECELVGQGRRGWKTYKLLFPGLEVAVAHVLAWGDRVEAVEPAELRSTIVTRAAGAMRRYAPREP from the coding sequence GTGAAATCGGAGCGCCTTCTCGCGATGCTCCTCATGCTCCAGGCGCGCGGCCGGGCGAGCGCACGCGAGATCGCGTCGTCGCTCGAGGTGTCGGAGCGGACCGTGTATCGCGACCTCGACTCGTTGAGCGCCGCGGGCATTCCCGTCCATGCCGAGCGCGGAGCGCACGGCGGCATCGTGCTCGCCGACGGCTACCGGCGCGCGCTCACGCAATTCCGTGACGAGGAGATCCGAGCGCTCTTCGCTTCGGCGGCCGAGACGCTCGCCGACGTCGGGCTCGGCGACAACTTGCGCCGCGCCCTCGAAAAGCTGAGCGGCGCGCTGACCGAGTCGCAGAAGCGCGCAGCCGCGAACGTTCGCGGGCGCATCCACATCGATCCGCGACGGTGGAAGCAGGCGCAGCAGCCGCGAGCGATGCTCTCCGCGCTCCGCACCGCATGCGCCGAAGACCGCCGCACCGTCCTCCATTATCGCGATCGCAACGCGAAGGTGAGCGAACGCATCGTCGAACCGCTCGGTCTCGTGGCGAAAGCCGGCGTCTGGTACCTCGTCGCGCTGTACGGCCCGGAGATGCGCGTCTTCCGCGCGGATCGCATGCTCGGCCTCGACGTCATGCCCGAGCGTTTCGAACGACCGCCGGACTTCGATCTCGATAGCTACTGGACGAAGTGGAGCACGGAGTTCGAGCGCAGCCTACCGGGCTTTGCGGTCGTCCTTCGCGTCGCGCCGAACGCTGTCGACGACGTGACATCGTACTGGGAGTGCGAACTCGTCGGTCAAGGACGCCGCGGCTGGAAAACGTACAAACTGCTCTTCCCCGGACTTGAAGTCGCGGTCGCGCACGTGCTCGCGTGGGGCGATCGCGTGGAAGCGGTCGAACCGGCGGAGCTTCGTTCGACGATCGTCACGCGAGCTGCCGGCGCGATGCGTCGCTACGCGCCGCGAGAGCCCTGA